One genomic window of Tenacibaculum tangerinum includes the following:
- a CDS encoding YbaB/EbfC family nucleoid-associated protein, with protein MFGDISGMMGKLKEAQQKVEETKKRLDTVLIDEAVANGNVKVTVTANREIKAISIDESLLEDKEELEDYLIVALNKALKRAGEINEQELALAAKSGMPNIPGMDLFK; from the coding sequence ATGTTCGGAGATATTTCTGGAATGATGGGCAAACTTAAAGAAGCCCAACAAAAAGTAGAAGAGACAAAAAAACGATTAGATACCGTTTTAATTGACGAAGCAGTGGCTAACGGGAATGTTAAAGTTACGGTGACTGCTAATCGTGAAATTAAAGCTATTTCTATTGATGAATCTTTATTAGAAGATAAAGAAGAGCTAGAAGATTATTTAATTGTAGCTCTAAACAAAGCTCTGAAACGTGCTGGTGAAATTAACGAACAAGAACTAGCCCTTGCCGCTAAAAGCGGAATGCCTAACATTCCTGGAATGGACTTGTTTAAATAA
- a CDS encoding PLP-dependent cysteine synthase family protein, translating to MKRHQGITNSIIDLVGETPMIQLHRITKNLPGTYYAKLEAFNPGHSAKDRIALHIIETAEEKGIVKEGDIIVETTSGNTGFSLAMISIVKGYRCILAVSDKSSKDKIDMLKSMGAEVHVCPANVPPNDPRSYYEVAKRLHREHSGSIYINQYFNELNIEAHYKTTGPEIWEQTNGSVTHVVAASGTGGTISGTARYLKEQNPDIKILGVDAMGSVIKKYHETGEFDANEISPYKIEGLGKNLIPTSTDFDVVDVYEKVSDKEAALKARELVKTEGIFAGYTSGAALQATQQYADNGFFDKDSVVVVILPDHGSRYMNKIYSNDWMKEQGFLS from the coding sequence ATGAAGAGACATCAAGGTATAACCAATTCGATAATAGATTTAGTAGGTGAAACCCCCATGATTCAACTGCACCGAATTACTAAAAACTTACCGGGTACCTACTATGCAAAACTGGAAGCCTTTAACCCTGGGCATTCTGCAAAAGATCGAATTGCTTTACACATCATAGAAACGGCTGAAGAAAAAGGAATTGTAAAAGAAGGCGATATTATTGTAGAAACTACTTCGGGGAATACAGGGTTTTCATTAGCTATGATAAGTATTGTAAAAGGTTACCGATGTATTTTGGCCGTGAGTGATAAATCTTCAAAAGATAAAATAGACATGCTAAAGTCGATGGGAGCAGAGGTACACGTATGCCCTGCAAATGTTCCTCCTAACGACCCTCGCTCGTATTACGAAGTAGCCAAACGATTACACCGAGAACATTCAGGGTCTATTTATATCAATCAGTATTTTAATGAATTGAATATAGAAGCCCATTATAAGACAACAGGACCTGAAATTTGGGAACAAACTAACGGGAGCGTAACTCATGTAGTTGCTGCAAGCGGTACAGGAGGCACGATTTCTGGAACAGCGAGATATTTAAAAGAGCAAAATCCTGATATAAAAATTTTAGGAGTTGATGCCATGGGGTCTGTCATTAAAAAATATCATGAAACAGGAGAGTTTGATGCCAATGAAATTAGTCCGTATAAAATCGAAGGATTGGGTAAAAACTTAATTCCCACGTCTACCGATTTTGATGTGGTTGATGTATATGAAAAAGTATCGGATAAAGAAGCTGCTTTAAAAGCCAGAGAATTGGTAAAAACAGAAGGAATTTTCGCTGGGTATACCTCAGGAGCTGCACTACAAGCTACACAGCAATATGCCGATAACGGATTTTTTGATAAAGACAGTGTAGTCGTAGTGATTTTACCTGACCACGGTTCTCGTTATATGAATAAAATTTATTCCAACGATTGGATGAAAGAACAAGGGTTTTTAAGTTAA
- a CDS encoding S9 family peptidase, with amino-acid sequence MKKIMLPALFFSLIFGSCKKQEMTKDTKAPIAEKQPTNLEKHGDIRVDDYFWMRLTDAQKNAKVKDEQTQKVYDYLNAENAYYEEMTKETTTFQEMLFQEMKGRIKEDDESVPYKKNGYFYITRYEKGQQYPIYSRKKETLEAEEEIMFNVNNEAKGYDYFQLGGLTISPDNTMAAFATDTVSRRQYFIRIKNLETGKIYKDVIENTTGSSVWANDNKTLFYAKKDPVTLRSSKIYKHTLGSDAALDELVYEEKDDTFGAFVTKSKSKKYIIVGSYSTVSNEYHVLEADNPNSELKIIQPRERDLEYDIAHYGDHFYIKTNKDGATNFKLMKTPVDKPGKENWVDVIPHREDTLFEDFSIFKDYIVLEERNEGLNKIRIKRWDGTQDYYLPFDEETYSAGVYGNPEFDTEVIRYSYNSMTTPSSVIDFNMRDQSKEIKKEQEVLGGKFDKNNYISKRIWVPARDGKKVALSIVYHKDTKLDKNTPVLQYAYGSYGYTINDGFSTTRLSLLDRGFVYALAHIRGSQYLGRDWYEDGRMLNKKNTFTDFIDCSKYLIDNGYTSPQHLYAMGGSAGGLLMGAVINMNPELYNGIIAAVPFVDVISTMLDDSIPLTTGEYDEWGNPNDKEYYDYIKSYSPYDQVEAKAYPNMLVTTGLHDSQVQYWEPAKWVAKLRDVKTDNNLLFLHTNMEAGHGGASGRFDALKETAEEYTFFLMLEDKLKK; translated from the coding sequence ATGAAAAAAATAATGCTTCCTGCTTTGTTTTTTAGTCTTATTTTTGGTTCTTGCAAAAAACAAGAGATGACGAAAGATACAAAAGCACCAATTGCTGAAAAACAACCCACTAACTTAGAGAAACACGGAGATATTCGTGTAGATGATTACTTTTGGATGCGTTTAACAGATGCCCAAAAAAATGCAAAAGTAAAAGATGAACAAACCCAAAAAGTATACGATTACCTGAATGCAGAAAATGCCTATTATGAAGAAATGACCAAAGAAACAACAACGTTTCAAGAAATGTTGTTTCAAGAAATGAAAGGCCGCATAAAGGAAGATGACGAGTCTGTACCCTACAAAAAGAACGGATATTTTTACATCACTCGTTACGAAAAAGGACAACAATACCCTATTTACAGTCGTAAAAAAGAAACTTTAGAGGCTGAAGAGGAAATCATGTTTAACGTAAACAACGAGGCAAAAGGATATGATTATTTTCAGTTAGGCGGATTAACTATCTCTCCAGACAACACAATGGCAGCTTTCGCGACCGATACCGTAAGTCGTCGTCAATATTTCATCAGAATTAAAAACCTAGAAACAGGTAAAATTTACAAAGATGTTATTGAGAACACTACAGGGAGTTCGGTTTGGGCAAATGATAACAAAACTTTGTTTTATGCAAAAAAAGACCCAGTAACCTTACGTTCTTCAAAGATTTACAAGCATACTTTGGGTTCTGATGCTGCTTTAGATGAATTGGTATACGAAGAAAAAGACGATACGTTTGGGGCATTTGTAACCAAATCAAAATCAAAAAAATACATCATTGTAGGCTCTTACAGCACGGTTTCAAACGAATACCACGTACTAGAAGCCGATAATCCTAATAGTGAGTTAAAAATTATCCAACCTCGTGAACGCGATTTAGAATACGATATCGCACACTACGGAGATCACTTTTATATTAAAACCAATAAAGATGGGGCAACGAACTTTAAGTTGATGAAAACCCCTGTAGATAAACCAGGAAAAGAAAACTGGGTAGATGTTATACCGCATAGAGAAGACACCCTGTTTGAAGATTTCTCAATTTTTAAAGACTATATAGTTTTAGAAGAAAGAAACGAAGGATTGAATAAAATCCGTATCAAACGTTGGGACGGAACCCAAGATTACTATTTACCTTTCGATGAAGAAACCTATTCTGCAGGAGTGTATGGAAATCCTGAGTTTGACACTGAAGTCATTCGGTATTCCTACAATTCGATGACAACTCCAAGTTCGGTGATTGATTTCAATATGAGAGACCAATCAAAAGAAATCAAAAAAGAGCAAGAAGTTTTAGGAGGAAAGTTTGATAAAAACAATTACATAAGCAAACGTATTTGGGTACCCGCACGTGACGGAAAAAAAGTAGCCTTGTCTATTGTCTATCATAAAGATACCAAGCTTGATAAAAACACACCCGTATTACAATATGCCTATGGTTCTTACGGATACACCATAAATGACGGGTTTTCAACCACACGTTTAAGTTTATTAGACCGTGGCTTTGTATATGCATTGGCACACATTAGAGGAAGTCAGTATTTAGGACGTGACTGGTATGAAGATGGTAGAATGCTGAATAAGAAAAATACTTTTACCGATTTTATTGACTGCTCTAAATATCTAATTGATAACGGCTACACCTCACCTCAACATTTATATGCCATGGGAGGCTCTGCTGGAGGTTTGTTAATGGGAGCTGTTATCAATATGAATCCTGAATTATACAACGGTATAATTGCTGCAGTACCCTTTGTAGACGTTATTTCTACTATGTTAGACGATAGTATTCCATTAACAACAGGAGAGTATGACGAATGGGGAAATCCAAATGACAAAGAGTACTACGACTATATTAAATCGTATTCTCCTTATGATCAAGTTGAAGCGAAAGCGTATCCAAACATGTTGGTTACTACAGGCTTACACGATAGTCAAGTTCAGTATTGGGAGCCCGCAAAATGGGTTGCCAAACTACGAGATGTAAAAACAGATAACAACTTATTATTCTTGCATACCAACATGGAAGCAGGTCATGGAGGAGCTTCAGGAAGGTTCGATGCTTTAAAAGAAACAGCAGAAGAATATACGTTCTTTTTAATGTTAGAGGATAAGTTAAAAAAATAA
- a CDS encoding Na/Pi cotransporter family protein has product MNYGFYDILQLFGSLGLFLFGMKVMSDALMRLAGDKMRKILATMTSNRFLGISTGFFITSIIQSSSATTLMVVSFSNASLLTLTESISVIMGANIGTTITAWLITLLGFKVSMSSIALPLVGLGFAFTFSKKENMKNWGEFIIGFAILFIGLQFLKDAVPDIKQNPDILEFLTRYTDLGFWSVLLFLFIGTLLTIIIQSSSATMAITLIMTAQGWIPFPLAAAMVLGENIGTTITANLAAVVSNYHAKRTARAHLIFNVLGVIWVLVLFYPFLKFIEWLVAQTGSESPYLSAAAIPVALSLFHTTFNVSNTFLLVWFIKPIARIVERLVPAQIKSEKEIDEPKFLSKTVMKYPETLIVSLVNESKYLYENAIFEIVTHGLNIHREDIKSDLRAKKIVKKSKEDFKTDVRDMYYRKVKSIYGEIIRYATTGQSTLQITKSQNDRISQIKIANRLMVEIIRDVRELNRNVSQYLFSENEHMANEYNKFRKKLVKVLRTIYLFRTQDETGREQYYAKLLKLKKEAKEARNQSSKSIDKLIRKNLITVEMASSLVNDNDNVNDVIKHLIEVAEFLYVEKDSLIENGKD; this is encoded by the coding sequence TTGAACTACGGATTTTACGATATTCTACAACTTTTTGGGTCATTAGGCCTTTTCTTATTTGGAATGAAGGTGATGAGCGATGCACTTATGAGACTAGCGGGAGATAAGATGCGAAAAATATTGGCGACGATGACTTCCAATAGGTTTTTGGGGATATCCACCGGGTTTTTTATCACATCAATTATTCAGTCTTCCTCTGCTACTACCCTGATGGTGGTTAGTTTTTCAAATGCGTCTCTTTTGACACTAACCGAATCAATAAGCGTTATAATGGGCGCAAATATTGGGACCACTATTACCGCTTGGCTAATTACCCTCCTTGGGTTTAAGGTCAGTATGAGTTCAATCGCATTGCCCCTGGTCGGATTGGGTTTTGCCTTCACTTTTTCTAAGAAAGAAAATATGAAGAATTGGGGAGAGTTTATTATTGGATTTGCCATTTTATTCATTGGATTACAATTTTTAAAAGATGCGGTACCTGATATTAAACAAAATCCTGATATTCTTGAGTTTTTAACGAGGTATACCGATTTGGGCTTTTGGTCTGTTCTCTTGTTTTTATTTATAGGAACCTTATTAACCATAATTATCCAATCTTCAAGTGCCACTATGGCGATTACGTTAATCATGACAGCTCAGGGTTGGATTCCTTTTCCTCTGGCCGCTGCGATGGTTTTGGGAGAAAATATTGGTACCACTATTACTGCAAATCTAGCTGCTGTAGTGTCTAACTATCACGCAAAGCGAACTGCAAGGGCTCATCTAATATTTAATGTCTTAGGGGTTATTTGGGTTTTGGTATTGTTTTATCCTTTCTTAAAATTTATTGAATGGTTAGTGGCTCAGACAGGTTCTGAATCACCTTACCTAAGTGCAGCAGCTATCCCTGTTGCGTTATCTCTATTTCATACCACTTTTAATGTTTCAAATACTTTTCTTTTGGTATGGTTTATTAAGCCTATTGCTCGCATCGTAGAAAGATTAGTTCCTGCCCAGATAAAATCTGAGAAGGAAATTGATGAGCCAAAGTTTTTGAGTAAGACAGTAATGAAATACCCAGAGACCTTGATAGTGTCGTTGGTTAATGAATCTAAATACCTGTATGAAAACGCCATATTTGAAATTGTTACCCATGGATTAAACATTCATAGAGAAGATATAAAATCTGATTTGCGAGCTAAAAAGATTGTCAAAAAATCTAAAGAAGATTTTAAGACAGATGTTCGAGATATGTATTACAGAAAAGTGAAATCTATTTATGGAGAAATTATACGGTATGCAACTACAGGGCAAAGTACCTTACAAATCACAAAAAGTCAAAATGACCGAATATCTCAAATAAAGATTGCAAATCGATTAATGGTTGAAATTATTCGCGACGTAAGAGAGTTAAATAGAAATGTCTCTCAATATCTATTTTCTGAGAACGAACATATGGCCAATGAGTACAATAAATTTCGTAAGAAATTAGTCAAAGTACTTCGTACAATTTATTTATTTAGAACACAAGATGAAACAGGAAGAGAGCAATATTATGCCAAACTCCTTAAACTTAAAAAGGAAGCCAAAGAGGCAAGAAATCAAAGCAGTAAATCAATCGATAAGCTGATACGAAAAAATTTGATTACGGTAGAAATGGCCTCTTCCTTGGTAAATGACAATGACAATGTAAATGATGTGATTAAGCATCTGATAGAAGTTGCCGAATTCTTATACGTAGAAAAGGATTCATTGATAGAGAATGGAAAGGATTAG
- a CDS encoding CCC motif membrane protein, with product MEKQKLPNSTGVLVLGIISILGCCCYGFIGLILGIVALVLAKKATALYNENPDEYDGINNVKIGKILAIIGVILSSLYIITMVGMILFFGWDALQDPELLRERLESIQ from the coding sequence ATGGAAAAACAAAAGTTACCAAATTCTACAGGTGTTTTAGTATTAGGAATCATTTCAATTTTAGGATGCTGTTGTTATGGCTTTATTGGATTAATTCTTGGTATTGTTGCTTTAGTTTTAGCTAAAAAGGCAACAGCTTTATATAATGAAAACCCAGATGAATATGATGGAATCAATAATGTTAAAATTGGTAAGATTTTGGCTATTATTGGTGTTATTTTAAGTTCATTATATATAATTACTATGGTAGGAATGATTTTATTCTTTGGTTGGGATGCACTACAAGACCCTGAATTATTAAGAGAACGATTAGAAAGTATACAATAA
- a CDS encoding CPXCG motif-containing cysteine-rich protein → MYEHFFQCPYCWEEISMLLDASTSETYVEDCEVCCNPIQITFTFINNDLVAFEANNIEQ, encoded by the coding sequence ATGTACGAACACTTTTTTCAATGTCCGTATTGTTGGGAAGAAATTTCCATGTTATTAGACGCTAGCACATCCGAAACCTATGTAGAAGATTGTGAGGTGTGTTGCAATCCCATACAAATAACGTTTACTTTTATAAATAATGATTTGGTAGCTTTTGAAGCGAACAATATAGAACAATGA
- a CDS encoding acyl-CoA thioesterase, translated as MRFHTRKWVKPEDLNPNGTLFGGRLLQWIDEEVALYAIIQLEIPKTVTKFMSEIDFVNSAKKGDIVEIGIDVVKFGRTSITLNCEVRNKITRKTIIAIDKIIMVSLDEDGKPLAHGKTKIEHVKDRLEREL; from the coding sequence ATGAGATTTCATACACGCAAATGGGTAAAACCAGAAGATTTAAACCCCAACGGCACCCTTTTTGGAGGACGATTACTACAATGGATTGATGAAGAAGTAGCCTTGTATGCCATTATACAGTTAGAAATTCCGAAAACTGTAACCAAGTTTATGTCTGAAATAGATTTTGTTAATTCAGCAAAAAAAGGAGACATTGTTGAAATAGGAATCGACGTGGTAAAGTTTGGAAGAACCTCTATTACCTTAAACTGTGAAGTCCGTAACAAAATAACCCGAAAAACAATTATTGCCATTGATAAAATTATCATGGTAAGTTTAGACGAAGACGGAAAACCTTTAGCACATGGTAAGACAAAAATCGAACATGTGAAAGACAGGTTAGAAAGAGAGTTGTAA
- a CDS encoding group III truncated hemoglobin — protein sequence MEKRDIENREDVYTLVSTFYNNKIKNDDFIGPIFLKTIPADTWESHLQKLTDFWETNLFFVRKFKGNPMKAHKDVDSNFDYIIYQEHFGRWLQLWFETVDELFEGKKAHEAKERARNIASMLFFKMFEAKPKPTTIS from the coding sequence ATGGAAAAAAGAGACATAGAAAATAGAGAAGATGTGTATACATTAGTATCAACCTTTTATAACAATAAAATTAAAAACGACGATTTTATAGGTCCGATCTTTTTGAAAACAATTCCAGCTGACACTTGGGAAAGCCATTTGCAAAAACTTACCGATTTTTGGGAAACAAACTTGTTTTTTGTCAGAAAGTTTAAAGGAAACCCCATGAAAGCGCACAAAGATGTTGACAGTAATTTCGACTATATAATCTACCAAGAACACTTCGGACGTTGGCTACAGTTGTGGTTTGAAACAGTTGATGAACTTTTTGAAGGAAAAAAAGCCCATGAAGCCAAAGAAAGAGCACGAAACATCGCTTCGATGCTTTTCTTTAAAATGTTTGAAGCAAAACCCAAACCAACCACTATAAGTTAA
- a CDS encoding vWA domain-containing protein → MESTTIIYIVLAVFISVAIAFFQYFYKVQRTPKVHILLFSLKALSLFFIGLLLINPKITTVETENIKPVLSVLVDNSLSTQFFKEENRVREVVSKIKNNQELQDKFNVQYFSFGKEVQTLDSLSFNEIQTDISKAIVAVNELNEAKNAATILVTDGNQTQGNDYEFSSTNNKIFPLVLGDTIRYQDIQISQVNANKYSYIQNKFPVEALLYYEGKEAVNTTFSITKNGSIVFSKKLRFSPENPVQTVTADLVSNAKGVHYYTASVSKIADEKNTKNNYKNFSVEVLDEQTKVLLLSSFLHPDLGALKKAIESNKQRKVDIALIHDTTIDLEAYQFFVLYQPNSYFKSVLEKIESNFLLISGTKTDWNFLNSQNLGVQKRAINQKEEYTAIYNPDFLTFYQEDIGFGQFPPLKDAFGEVQVKKESQSLLSQKFAGVETTQPLLSNIEEGDKKYALLFGEGIWKWRAASYLREQNFESFDTFVGNLVQYLASTKKRRRLDVKAQRLYAANEPINISAFYVDKNYQFDSRASLELTLTNLQTEAKRSIPFSLVNNSYQVAVEGLPSGEYEYSVTVKNQNIRSSGRFKIEEYQIEEQFTNANFKKLERLATKTGGTVMYVDKVDNLLKNLQKHASFYTTQKAITKKQSLVDWKWLLVLIIILLSIEWFIRKYHGKI, encoded by the coding sequence TTGGAATCAACAACTATCATTTATATTGTATTAGCCGTATTTATAAGCGTAGCCATCGCTTTTTTTCAATATTTCTATAAAGTACAAAGAACCCCGAAAGTACACATTTTGCTTTTTAGCCTAAAAGCACTCAGTCTTTTTTTTATAGGGTTGCTACTAATCAATCCAAAAATTACCACTGTCGAAACGGAAAATATCAAACCAGTACTATCTGTATTGGTAGATAATTCGCTATCAACTCAGTTTTTTAAAGAAGAAAACAGGGTTCGAGAAGTCGTATCAAAAATAAAAAATAACCAAGAGCTTCAAGATAAATTTAACGTACAGTATTTTTCCTTCGGAAAAGAGGTGCAAACGTTAGATAGTTTGTCTTTTAACGAAATACAAACAGACATTTCCAAAGCAATAGTGGCTGTTAACGAATTGAATGAGGCTAAAAATGCCGCTACCATTTTAGTAACTGATGGAAACCAAACCCAAGGAAATGATTATGAGTTTTCATCAACGAACAATAAAATATTTCCGTTAGTTTTAGGAGATACAATTCGATACCAAGACATACAAATTTCACAAGTAAACGCAAATAAGTACAGTTATATTCAAAACAAGTTTCCAGTAGAAGCATTGCTGTATTATGAGGGAAAAGAAGCTGTGAATACTACTTTTTCTATCACAAAAAATGGGAGTATTGTATTTTCGAAAAAACTACGTTTCTCACCAGAAAATCCCGTGCAAACTGTTACTGCCGATTTGGTATCGAATGCCAAAGGGGTGCATTATTACACAGCTTCGGTGAGTAAAATTGCTGATGAAAAAAACACGAAGAATAATTATAAAAATTTTTCAGTTGAAGTTTTAGATGAGCAAACCAAAGTGTTGTTGCTAAGCTCTTTTTTACATCCCGATTTGGGTGCGTTAAAAAAAGCGATTGAGAGTAACAAACAGCGCAAAGTAGACATTGCGTTGATACACGATACAACTATAGATTTAGAGGCGTATCAGTTTTTTGTGTTGTACCAGCCAAATAGTTATTTCAAATCAGTTTTAGAAAAAATAGAATCTAATTTTTTACTGATTTCAGGTACGAAGACAGATTGGAATTTTTTGAATAGTCAAAATTTAGGAGTTCAAAAGAGAGCCATCAATCAAAAAGAAGAATACACCGCTATTTACAATCCAGATTTTTTAACTTTTTATCAAGAAGATATTGGTTTTGGGCAATTTCCACCACTAAAAGATGCGTTTGGAGAAGTACAAGTAAAAAAAGAATCTCAAAGTTTATTGAGTCAAAAGTTTGCAGGAGTAGAAACCACGCAACCGCTATTATCAAACATCGAAGAAGGCGATAAAAAGTATGCCCTTCTTTTTGGCGAAGGTATCTGGAAATGGAGAGCAGCGAGCTATTTAAGAGAACAAAACTTTGAAAGCTTTGATACCTTTGTAGGAAACTTGGTGCAGTATTTAGCCTCTACTAAAAAGAGAAGACGTTTAGATGTAAAAGCGCAACGATTGTATGCTGCCAATGAACCTATAAACATCAGTGCATTTTATGTAGATAAAAACTATCAATTTGATAGCAGAGCATCTTTAGAGCTAACGCTAACTAACTTACAAACAGAGGCGAAAAGAAGCATTCCTTTTTCGTTAGTTAATAACTCGTACCAAGTTGCGGTTGAAGGATTGCCTTCAGGAGAATATGAATATTCAGTTACTGTAAAGAATCAAAATATACGAAGCTCAGGTAGGTTTAAAATAGAAGAATATCAGATAGAAGAACAATTTACCAATGCCAATTTTAAAAAATTAGAACGACTGGCAACAAAAACAGGGGGAACTGTTATGTATGTTGATAAAGTTGATAATTTATTAAAAAATTTACAGAAGCATGCCTCTTTTTACACTACGCAAAAGGCTATTACGAAGAAACAAAGCTTAGTAGACTGGAAATGGTTGTTAGTATTGATTATAATTTTACTCTCAATCGAATGGTTTATCAGAAAATATCACGGTAAAATATGA
- a CDS encoding DUF2752 domain-containing protein: MPLQLEDYMLPCLNKKLFGVDCLGCGMQRALNLVLHGEFVAAFKMYPAIYTLLLLALVVCINFFYKVKYAQKIISILAIINIIIIVSSYVIKMNQLI; this comes from the coding sequence ATGCCGTTACAATTAGAAGATTATATGTTACCCTGCTTAAACAAAAAACTCTTTGGAGTAGATTGTTTGGGTTGTGGCATGCAACGTGCTTTGAATTTGGTTCTTCATGGGGAATTTGTCGCTGCTTTTAAAATGTACCCTGCGATATACACCCTGCTACTGTTAGCTCTTGTTGTTTGTATAAACTTCTTCTACAAAGTAAAATATGCTCAAAAAATAATCAGTATATTGGCCATCATTAATATAATTATCATTGTGAGTAGTTATGTTATAAAAATGAATCAATTAATTTAA